The following DNA comes from Triplophysa dalaica isolate WHDGS20190420 chromosome 5, ASM1584641v1, whole genome shotgun sequence.
TCTGTCATTCCCAATTACAGCCAAACCcgtacacacattttaaaacatgacaGAACGAGACCTTGCTCTTAAGATGAAACAAATTACATGCTCAAACAATAAAGCCcttgtttaatttttgttgACATTCCTGCGTTGCTCTATCTGGAGGTCTTTTGTGTACTTAACACATTTAGCAACAGTAACTGAGCgtattaaacacacaagaaaatgTGTGCCTTATTCATACACACACCACTGACCTCTCACTGGGTGACTCTCGATTTCTAAGGTAAGTTGTATTGAGTCTTTTCTCGTCTAGGATCTTTAAATCCTCCAAAAGCTAAGATTAAAAATGCACAGGGTTACCAAAACGAAGATTGTGCAATTGACTGGTTATAGCTTCAACCAGAGCAAGTACTTTTTGGCACCTTTTCAAAGAATATTGcaaaattgtatttcttaatgGAAAATATGATGTAATATGTGGCACTGGATGGCTTGTCAATATGGAATTTAAGAGTTAAGAGATCTGAAAATGCCGCCCACTTTATTGTCACTGAGGTCATCATTCAAGCCATAAGTGTTTATTTTAGATTAAATACTGTTGTTAGCATTGACACCTTATCTATTTGTATTGCTCTAAGTGTAAAGTCTATGCTATAAAGCTAGACTTCAGCAAtggaaaattgtatttttaaataaatgtaaatagaaaataatttgaaaaaaaaggaaattgacCACAAAAAGTATCATATAGCATTAAATATCTTATAAAAATTATTGAATCTTTTGTGACATATATGTCGAATGAACGACAAGTTAATTAGTAGTTATAATATAGTAGTAAGtataatatgtaaatgtattttacgtatataaatattttatttaacacgttAGCTATTAggatgtatattttatttaagtataaAAGCTAGAACATAATCAGAGATATCAAGCGTTATCTTCAACCTGTTATAAAACGATCATCTTCTCTCACATATTATTTGTGTTAGTGATTCTAAATGAGCTCATATATACTTAGATTTCTGAGAAACCATTTACAATCTAACAGACGCATCTCAAAGCCCCCTATCAAAGAGCTAGAGAAAACAGAAACGTAAACTAATTTAATGATAAAAGCTCCAGGTTTAGATTTAAGAGAAGGTCTGGATCTACTCATTCACAAATTAGATTTAAAGGACATGTTGACCACATATCTTCTTCTGGGGAAAAAAATGCCAACACAAAATACAACTAATAAGAAAGGGCAATGTCTAAAACTGTAAAGTTAGGCTACATGAAATAGCTCAAAggcaatataatattaaaggaacagttcacccaaaaatgaaaattctcaacCTTAAGTTGTTCTATACATGTATACGTTTTTGTTTGGtcgaacacaaataaagatattttgaaaaatgtcagcaaactgagatttctgtggcaccattgactaccattaaaaTGGATGTCAAGGATAccctaaaacattttatttatttattttgtgtttcacatttgTTTCTACTATGGTCAATGGGGCCCCAGAAATCTCCGCTGCCAACATTCCTCCTAATAAATTTATTTCTGTTCcaccaaacaaataaacacaggtttggaacaaattgagAGCGAGCACTTAAttccagaattgtttatttttgggcgaactatcccttgaatttgtttttcaataaaggTAGTTTTAAAGTATATAGTCATAAAAGCATAAATATAtctctatataaatatattcacaggtatttactttaatatttaaaaaggtaTGTTCTCACACAAACATCGCAACTAAGCACGTTTCTGATTACAACTCTTTCAAATGACAAGAATAGGAGGGcgataaacaaaaatgtttcaaaataaaatatggaaTCTAggtaataaagaataaatgtcATCGTCATTTAAATAATGGTCATGTTTTTCCAAGAATCACATGATAGTAAAGAACTGTATTTCAAAGGGACTCAATGAATTATGTGTCATCATAGAAAAGCatcaaacattttgtcaacacgctaaacagtaccgttagtttacaaggccatgctaaaGAGGATTAAAGCCCGAGTAAGCAAGGGAACGAATGAAcaacaatttttaaaaaattgGACACAAGACATAAACGGTCAAATAAGTGCaaaacaggtatgttttgagttgttttttgaagttctgaaggatgctgcagttcgggtggaggctggcagttcattccagCACAGGGGCACcgagtaaaggtttttgcaagcgatttggtgcctcgctgtgatggaacaacctGGCGTCGCTCATTTTCAGACTGATGATGACGggaggggatgtagacctggagcagtgAGTTAAGGTAAAGGGGCGAAATTGCCGTTACCGTTCTGAAGGCCAGTGTCAGAGATTTAAACTTGATGCGGGTGGCAACtggcagccagtgaagtgaAAGGAGGTTATTTTAAGCTGATTGAAAACTAGATGTGCGGCTGCATTCTGAATCATTTGCAGGGGTTTGACTGCATCGGTTGGAAGGCCGGCCAGTAGTCCAGTATTGATATGACCAGAGCTTGGACTAGCAGCTAAGAGGCATGCGCCGACAGGAACGGCGtgattttcctgatattgtagagcaCATACTTGAAAGTTCGAGTGGTTGCTAGGATGTGAGAGGTGAATTTCAGCCGATCGTCAAACATCACCCCCAGGTTCCCTTTAGActgaaaggaaagaaagtcatgctgTGAGAGATCGGCAGAAAGTTGGTTGAATACTACCCTTTCGAGGGCTTTGGAAAAGAAGGACAGGTGTGAAATTGGAAATAATTTGATGAACGAATTCTGATTAATTCTGAAAAACTTTTCAAATGTAGGTGTAGCTCAAGACATTATTTACATCATTCACCATATGAGCCATAACAGAACGATATCTGGTGAGATAACAGCAGAGTGCCTTAAACCCTTCTTTACAATATTCACAATATATTATGATATCTCGTACCTTGAGAAATCAATGATCTGAGCAAATACTATGGTCCATATATCCGCAGTGCCAAAAGATTTGCCAACTGAAAACTGATGGGGTGATTGTTTATCGGAGAGAGGAAGCCAGCGATAGTGTGTGAGTATGGGTCTTCTGCCAGGTGTTTATCTGTAAGAACAATGGTCAGGGATAAGAGGTGATGTGGCTGGTAAGATGAAGAAGATATCTTGATAACTGTTAATTATTACAGACATGATAAGTCCACCAATGgaatttataaatgtacagtatgtactgtGAAAGGTCTTGAGTTCATATAGATGAACTCAAATTATTAGGCGAACGGTATCAACACAGAGACtgggatttttttctttatcgACACCTCAGGTAGGATTAGAACATTTAAACTACTATATGTTATCTTTCTATACACATCATTTATGCATACACCTTTAacttttgataaataaaataagaaaggTCTAACAATAgacaatttataaatatactaaACTAATTGTAAACTAAAATTAACCAAGAGATTGATAGTTAACATTTTAACTATTGTTTTATCTAGTTTTAACTACACAACATTAGTACTAGAATACAACATTGTGTATATGCATTACTTTCGCTCGGTTGGTAAGCCCAGATATTTAATGGCTTTGTTCGCTGAACTTAGCAACCAGTCCTGTCTTTACGGACATATCTggtatttaacacaaaatccaTAAACAAGATTAGCTAGAGCTACTCGCCAGCACCTGTTgtgtattattaaaatgatttaacatctgctaaaaaaacagtttatccAGCACGTATACAAAGATGTGAAACCTTTAAGATAACAGATCTAAATCTGCTGGTAGACAGACATGGAAACCATCAAACACTCATTGATATGAATGTCCCcttctaatacatgcatgagttTTACTCATAGTGCATTAAATTAAACACCTGATTGTCAATATAAATAAGACATACTGTCTATTACAGTAGCCAGCGTTGGAGATGATATTGATAGATGAATGTTATTTGGATGCTGTGTTCTCTCACCACACATAGATCAGAAGGACTTCTTCCAGCAGCTGTGTTGGTGCACAATGCTCCGACCCTCATTGCAGAAGTATGTGGTGACCAGACCGCTGTACTCGGAGGACGGCTTTGAAGAAGAACATGCAAAAGTCTATAGAAAACACAAGAATCTGCTGGATCATATCAAAGAGTACTTCACGTAAGCCTTTTTCaccttttaacatttattaagaAGCAAAGAGAAAGTAAGTACAATGATCACTTTTGATAAAGTAAAAATTTCATATCATTTCTTGctataaaaacaatgtattcTCTTTAATGGCTCAATTGTTTCTCTTATTAAAGCGTAATaagattaaaggagtagttcaccttaagaaagaaaatgatgtcatcatttacatgtcatttcaaacctgtaggactttttttctttcgcagaacacagaagaagatattttgaagaatgttgttcacagccccccattcacttgcattggttacaataggaatgaatggggggctgttctgttctgttaccaacatttttcaaaatatcttattttgtgttctgcagaaaaaagaaagccgtactggattgaaatgacaagagtatgGAAATTATGAcatccttttcttttttaaggtgaactactgAACTTTTTGCAGTTCtacacaaatactgtatatcactAGTATCAATAGAAACAGTTTGGGTTCATATGAAAGTTTAGGAAAATCATTTAAGACATGGTTGATATAAAAGTTTGAAAAGTAACTGCTGTAACATCTGGACATTAAAATTACTTCttgcttttattttcttcattttctttttcattttttaattatttatacgACTTTCTTAGTTATTTATTGCGTAACTTATATTAAAACTATGATTTGgcaaaactttttcttttggACCTCATTTgctctgtgaaaaaaaaaaaatgtaaaaataaacaggcCCCCCAAATACAGAAATTCTTTAATAATTTACTCAACGTTCGTCATTTAATATATCCaaacaagtttggaatgacttgATGAACGCCCTGAAGTTAAAAGACTTGCCATAAAAATAACGTCATGGcctttcttgttttttaagttGTAATTCGAAACGCGCGAAGAACGCTGCCTTGTCCTTGCTACCTATCATCGGATGGATCAAGATCTACTCAATCAAAGAATGGCTGTTAAATGACATTGTGTCTGGCGTCAGTACTGGACTAGTAGCTGTCCTCCAAGGTAACCCACAACCCGAGACATCTAACAATTGCAGTAGATGCAACATCCACCATTTAGTTTCTTAAGGTTATATTATACAACATAAGAGCAGAGAAAGAAATAATCACATTGTTGCCCACTGTTGATTATACAATCCCCATATTCTTAAATTTTTTATGGTATTACATTAAACAAGACATGGCTTCATGAATGTAAAAAAGATAtggtcacactttattataaGGTCCAGTTCTCGATTTTAGTAAACTATTAACTTTTGCTTAGTTAACTTCTAATTtggtgcttattaatagttagtaaggtagtcgttaggtttaggtattgggtaggatcagggatgtagaatatggtcatgcagaatatgtgctttaagaTCCTTATAAACTAATATGTGATTAGTTGTCACATTTGCAACATGACTTTGCTATgataaaatgtgtcaaaatgacTGAAAATGCACAACAAAGTGAGGATAAAAAAGTGTAGCACACACCAAGCAAAGCATGTAGATTTAACACTTGGCCCACATTTCCTCATGCtttcaaattttttttgaaGCCTTTGGCCGGGAATTTTGTTTAAACTATTTTTGCTTATCTCTGAAACAGATTAAGGGGGTCGCCACAAATCGGACCACTCTGATCATatgtaaataaagtataaaactGTATGTAACCACGGTAGCAATTTGgatgttatttaatatttatttaatttatgaattattaaaattttCCTTTAGGACTAGCCTACAGTTTACTTGCATCCATCTCTCCCTGGTATGGATTATATACAGCATTTTTtccagtcatcatttattttttccttggCACCTCTCGACACATTTCTGTGGGTAagttgcatttttcatttagcTAGAccaatgcaaataaatgtatcgaaataaacatacatttggGTGGGGTGGGGGCACTGTATCTTTAAGATAAATCACCATACGCAGTTGTGTTGTCAACTGTTTAACTGATCtttaatttgcattattttatcGTCGGTTATTGTGGCAGGCATACACTAATATCAGGTGTTTTGGCAATtccacaaataaaataactcaAACATTTGAGGATTTTGTATTATGGTATTTAAATGTTGTTACTATACTTGTTTTCACCAGGAGCTTTCCCTGTGTTGAGTCTCATGGTGGGGGCCGTAGTGACCAGACTGGTGCCAGATGAAGGTCCACCACTCAACATCACCGGCTTCGAGGGCCTGTCAAAAGATGAACAGAGAGCAATAGTGTCTGCCTCCGTTACTATCCTAATGGGCTTATTCCAGGTGCACCAACTATAACCTAAGAATATTTAGAAGGACTTTAATGATCCTTACAAAGAGCTGTCCTTCTGTGTATCTACAATAGCTGGAGATCATTCAGATGTGTTGCGTTTTTCAAAAAGATGACAATAATGACTATTTTTGTAATTTCCAGCTTGGAATGGGTCTGCTACAGGTGGGCTTCATAGTCATGTATCTATCAGACACTTTGATATCAGGATTCACCACTGCAGCTGCCGTTCACATTCTGGTTTCTCAACTCAAGTTCATATTTGGGCTGAAAGTGGCAGGTTACAGTGGACCCCTTGCAATTATATACGTAAGTCATATCAAATACTGTCTTTAAGGGTTGTTAAAAATCTGAATCTGCACTAAATATCTGGAATTCAaaaccattgtttttttatcagacTCTCATACTTAAAATTGTCCCATCCTGATTCATTATCTTTGTTTTAACCCCAGACGCTCAAGGACATATTTGGCCAGATCACCTCAACTAATATTCATGATCTGGTCACTGCGATTgtggtgatggtggtggtgCTGGTGGTAAAAGAGATCAATGATAGATTTAAATCGAAGTTACCAGTGCCCATCCCTATCGAGGTGATAATGGTAAGTGAAAACCATCTGTTTCTGTACCGCATAGTGATGTGGCATAATAAATGTGAATCATTATCATAACACGATAATTCTTCTTAACACATATTAATTTTCACATGTACTGTCAACCATCAAGCAATGTACGTGTTAATATTTGCTTAAGTCTTTGTCTGATTTTCTTTCATGATCAGTGTAAATATTACAGGTCATGTGACGCAGCaaaaattttaaatacagtactaCATTTATGCCGTGCAGTTATAAAGTCATGTTGTCCACAGACCATCATAGCATGTGGAGTCTCCTACGCATTCAACTTCAAGGAAAACCATGCGGTGGATGTGGTGGGGACAATTCCAAACTCGTAAGCAGCAAGATctacacaacattttattaatactaATTTCATAATGTATGATTTTGGACACCATGACAATGTGTGATCAGCACCGTTTCCTTTCCTGTGTATTCTATGTATTTCTATGTAAACAGGAAGTTGTGGTAGGACATACTGTATCCTGCTTGCTACTCCAATGCGTAGCCAATACATGTCCAATTTatcatagccgttgttgatgttcaaatcaccaaaacagacacacccctacccccatctttcgctttcatCAGCGCTCGGCTccactaatgtccatcctgtgcactgtgcaccatACTGCTGATTgactacaaggttgttttggttcGGCACGattttgtctaaacaagcgtaattcagaaatcggacaccccgcctttaatgGCGCTGCCATTTTGGGGAGGGCAAGATTGCCCcgtaaacacatacaaataattGTGAGAGCTTTCACAACTCCTAGAAATAACTTCAATCTATAAAAGACAGACCATTTGTACTCATCGTAGACATAAAAACCGGGtcagaaatgtaaacattattagGCTTTTTATCCAGAAAAACTCCTGTTcaattgtgtgtttatatcagACTTTCCCTTTCTCAATATGGTAGCTCCATTGAAATACGTCTCAGCTGCCAATGTGGAAtcaatgattaaaatgtttgtccCTTTTTTAAAAAGCCAGTAGACTTGAATTACAGAGATGTGAATCATTGCTATTGCCAGTCACAAGTTGGTGGTAATAGGTGAAGGTACATGTTCATTCCAGAAAAAAAGTAGCATTCCTGTTAATTCAGCATGCGTCAtcagtatttgtgtttgtttaactgAAAGCAAAAGGCTACACATCTGTCAATTTTATCAAGTTGTAGGTACACCAGCATACAGTTCAAAAATTGCCAAAATTATGATCTTTTGGGGTCTGTTATAAGCAATACAATGCTTTGGACTGTTCGTATGCTTTAAATCACAAAACTGACAGAACAGCCaaagtgacaaaaaataaacatgtttccaTCTGTTTAAGTTTCGAGCCCCCATTGGCTCCTGACCTGCAGGTTTTCCAGATGACGGCGATGGACGCTTTCCCAATGGCTATTGTGGGATTTGCTGTGGCCTATGCAGTGGCTAAAGTCTATTCTGTTAAACACGACTACCTCATTGATGGAAATCAAGTCAGTTCCACATACAATTATATCATTTAATCAACATAACTTACCTTTCAAAAGACAAATAGTCTTGTGCATAAATGTTCCTTGAAATACAAAGATTGTGGCTTTGATTCCAAGGAACACAAAAATTGCTAAAGATTTGTCTGTTGAATACACTGCAAGcctctttgaataaaagcatctgctaaatacaTAATTATGTAATGATGTACGTGTATCTCACAGGAACTCATTGCCTTTGGGGCGAGCAACATCTTTGGAGGTGCCTTCAAGTCTCTGGCAGCCAGCACAGCTCTCTCTAGAACTGCAGTTCAAGAAAGCACAGGAGGAAAAACACAGGTAAACATATCCATGGATCACGCGCACTGCTGTAAATCTGTTTACAAGCAACCTTCAGTGGCTCTAACACAAAAGATGACTTTGCATCTGTGGCATCTAAGTTAGGGAGTTTGTTTTCCAGCCACAGAGAAACACTTACCTCTAGTGGTCACAATGAGTTAAATGGTTGATCTAAATAACAATAGCTTTTacttataatttatatatatgtatgtatatatatatatatatatatatatatatataaaatatttatgccACTTTTAACCTGTTCTTCAGTTCAAAAAACTGTTGTTGACAGTTATCGGCTTACAATACAACTCTTTAGGGGCATTTCTGTTAacaggttttatttgttttctacaaagatgaaagatttatttaaatatgagtcaaaatattttttttaactaaaccaTTTTAATAACAgtgtaaatatacaaatataacataataatatagTTACATGTTATTCATActtatatatttaacatatataattttaattgcTTACACCTTACTGCTATTTCGCTTAACCTACACTGAATATGTCTATAATAagtgtcaaaaatattttttatgtcacatAAAATTACATGACAACAACTATGTGTTTATGTTGCAGATAGCTGGTCTTCTCTCTGCCATTATTGTGCTGGTAGTTATATTAGGGATAGGGTTCTTGTTGGAACCCCTACCAAAGGTTGGGcttcaaaacaaattcaaaacattactttaaaaCATACTGGTTTTTGTGGTGAATGTATGGTAAGCAGTTGTCTGGTGTTGTGTGTTACAGTCAGTGCTGGGAGCTGTGGTAATTGTGAACCTGAAGGGAATGTTGATGCAGGTGGTTAGTGTCCCATACCTGTGGAAGAAAGATCGGCCCGACTGTGTACGAACCATtgactctctgtctgtctctctttctgaaaACAGGGGAATGCTTTTACTTTGAAATCCTACATAGACAATCAAAAGTTTTAATTTCTTAAGTTACTAGAATGATGAATCGAATTGTTGTATTTGTCATAGACAACAATATTCCAAAAAtggattttacattttaataattaagtGGGATATCCAGTACTTACTGAGTGTTTAATGTTCTTCAGATTGTTTGGGTGGGTACATGTTTGGCTTCTATATTACTGGGGCTTGACTTGGGTCTTGCTGTAGGACTTGGAGTGGAGCTGGTCACGGTGGTCTTCAGGGTTCAGTTGTAAGTATGAGGTGATCCAATTACCTGGATTTCAGTTACTGGGACAGAAGAGAAGACAGaatatttgatttaacattatttgatattcccaaaataaaaatgaacccGGACAGAAATAAATGTGACAGACAAAAATCAACTGTGTAGCAgtgatgtctttttttgtaaacattattttttttactttattttagaAGCTGACTTACagtgatatttattataatataaccaGAATAAtataaccaaaataaataaataaataacttgtgctcactcaaaataaaaacatcgtaCTCAGTATACTTAGTCTCAGTATACGTGTCTTGTTGGATTCCTagataaaacaaagaaaagaaacagtAAGAGTGTATTTGTAAGACTGCATTTACCTTTTTCTGACCTCTAGCCCACGCTGCAGTATCCTAGCTAATGTCATAGGGACGGATATCTACAGAGATCGCAAAGCCTATGTTAGCGTAAGTCTGCCAAAGATATGTCAACATAATCATCCATAGTATTATCTGAATGATTCATGACTTGATGTGTCAACGTTCATAATACAAGTGTAGAGAATGAATGGTTTCTCTGATTTTATTATAGATCTATGAACCAGAGGGAATAAAGATTTTCAGGATTCCATCTCCCATTTTCTTTGCCAATATTGACTTTTTCAGAGACAAACTGAATGACGCCGTAAGTGCAGTAGTTTCAGTTTAATGACCTCGGGCTTGACTACCATCATATGTTATTTCTAGACCTGATAACAGTATATACTGTTTAAAGATAACAGCCAAAGATACCTTTGTGCGCTAACACCTGATGCTGAAGTAGCTAAACTGATACATGT
Coding sequences within:
- the LOC130420869 gene encoding chloride anion exchanger-like, producing the protein MLRPSLQKYVVTRPLYSEDGFEEEHAKVYRKHKNLLDHIKEYFTCNSKRAKNAALSLLPIIGWIKIYSIKEWLLNDIVSGVSTGLVAVLQGLAYSLLASISPWYGLYTAFFPVIIYFFLGTSRHISVGAFPVLSLMVGAVVTRLVPDEGPPLNITGFEGLSKDEQRAIVSASVTILMGLFQLGMGLLQVGFIVMYLSDTLISGFTTAAAVHILVSQLKFIFGLKVAGYSGPLAIIYTLKDIFGQITSTNIHDLVTAIVVMVVVLVVKEINDRFKSKLPVPIPIEVIMTIIACGVSYAFNFKENHAVDVVGTIPNSFEPPLAPDLQVFQMTAMDAFPMAIVGFAVAYAVAKVYSVKHDYLIDGNQELIAFGASNIFGGAFKSLAASTALSRTAVQESTGGKTQIAGLLSAIIVLVVILGIGFLLEPLPKSVLGAVVIVNLKGMLMQVVSVPYLWKKDRPDCIVWVGTCLASILLGLDLGLAVGLGVELVTVVFRVQFPRCSILANVIGTDIYRDRKAYVSIYEPEGIKIFRIPSPIFFANIDFFRDKLNDAVGFNPMRILRKRNKAVRKIKKLIKKGELILTSKGLQATCSMPIEESEDESNMEDLDQPMDYSDLPVQVNWNTELPANIRVPPVNIHSLVLDFTAVSFLDISALNGLKTALKEFIRINVDVYIVGCDPYIIEKLRKCKFFDDEIKTSIFFLTIHDAMLCIHESHPSITVSGKVCGNGINKKSYIEGIQYNEDSTVEVEADAKPETRL